In Brevundimonas subvibrioides, a genomic segment contains:
- a CDS encoding FkbM family methyltransferase, whose protein sequence is MVTYAQNFEDVMLRRALQDIDTGFYIDIGAWDPVELSVTNAFYAMGWRGINIEPNPEFAERLVAARPRDITLACAVSDADASAVFHVVEGTGLSHLADHEPEVIALNPAPRRDISVETRRLDSIWNEFVGDACVDFLKIDAEGAEHLIVASTDFKVYRPRIIVLEATEPFSQRAAWSTVEPLILAADYLFAYFDGLNRYYVRDEDADRLAAFALPPCLFDNFTPCAVVALQMRIDELTGAFHHQNDLITLQRSQMDLIRTEALGIAQSAFERLSETLGPPDLGKGDTTAGPRP, encoded by the coding sequence ATGGTGACATACGCCCAGAATTTCGAGGACGTCATGCTGAGACGCGCCCTCCAGGATATCGACACCGGTTTCTACATCGACATCGGGGCGTGGGACCCGGTCGAGCTGTCCGTGACAAACGCTTTCTACGCAATGGGCTGGCGCGGCATCAACATCGAGCCCAACCCGGAGTTCGCCGAAAGGCTTGTCGCTGCGCGGCCGCGCGACATTACCCTTGCCTGCGCCGTCAGCGACGCGGACGCCAGCGCTGTCTTCCACGTCGTGGAAGGGACCGGTCTGTCACATCTCGCCGACCATGAACCGGAGGTGATCGCCCTCAATCCGGCACCCCGACGAGACATCAGCGTCGAGACGCGGCGGCTTGATTCCATCTGGAACGAATTCGTCGGCGATGCCTGTGTCGATTTTCTGAAGATCGACGCCGAGGGTGCCGAGCACCTGATCGTCGCCAGTACCGATTTCAAGGTCTACCGTCCGCGGATCATTGTCCTGGAAGCGACGGAGCCGTTCAGTCAACGCGCCGCCTGGTCAACCGTGGAGCCGCTCATCCTCGCGGCCGACTATCTGTTTGCCTATTTCGACGGACTGAACCGCTACTACGTCCGCGACGAGGATGCCGACCGACTGGCGGCATTCGCCCTGCCACCCTGCCTGTTCGATAATTTCACGCCGTGCGCCGTCGTCGCCCTGCAGATGCGGATCGACGAACTGACGGGCGCCTTCCATCATCAGAACGACCTGATCACGCTCCAGCGCAGTCAGATGGACCTGATCCGGACCGAGGCGCTCGGTATCGCGCAATCCGCTTTCGAACGTTTGTCGGAAACCCTCGGCCCGCCGGACCTGGGTAAGGGCGATACGACGGCGGGGCCCCGGCCATGA
- a CDS encoding glycosyltransferase, giving the protein MKVLVDGRVYSSGAYDRGMGRYVDHVIDLLQSKGHEVCVLLFQDCHLERSSPLLQACGIRYANYNVETLAPTTDLRYRDAHNFTTFLSKLVALDGFDLYVDATPFLSPMRFDLLACPVVTICYDFIPLKLLHDYITNEVVVEIYYNGLSRVLKADHVISISETVALEAAQFLGLAPEAISVISPRLDSIYETWTDTNDGEEDAPYLFGMVGGHRSKNPDVAIRMYRDIVDAGVAAVRVNAPTKDQFEHLKDAGLLKGIEATYSVTEVEKLELQSRAHVISHLSLEEGFGIPLLEAIFLRRKVIVLDIPMNREILGKSDRSDAGAVFWLDADNQVLPIETFSAFLQMDPDPGYFDDVRSYYLGHWRDSATVADRALQSAVDASARWFSDVQFKIFSSIPGSFCGVADYSLCYVRSTPSNVVLFFSEGDQKTVSHTPNVRLAAHGEYENFQKRHPGVPGLFNLAFSQALYPGIELLQAHAQASDVLLIHERAYVPGLWHFKAQKGELDDLALSLPRSSERATSAAATDLALSHLVNKRETAEKSRPALSPDWLVARPITMVSHLPKPVLAKMHEARQADSELQNDLDELEGSFAFVPLGIDPRGGPAVARAAQAARRRHGVQADDIVLGHFGLILNDIKRLAEIIDVTARFIARKKAEGEARRLFFVLSGKIIDQKLFDDARAQFARLGIASRLIHSNPVLEDDFDAEIAMCDAVFCFRKQIRGQLSHIFVRALSMGRPVIVNEDSGYAYDPRLVVQDRSLEVGLQGVLQTICNRDIAAELRRISYAQYQRHHRGDRSLQRILKKKRPWTRFPAARLSVSRILRTLSSALTWKPQPSRTL; this is encoded by the coding sequence ATGAAGGTTCTGGTCGACGGCCGCGTCTATTCTTCGGGCGCCTATGATCGCGGTATGGGCCGCTATGTCGATCACGTCATCGATCTGCTGCAGAGCAAGGGCCATGAGGTCTGCGTGCTTCTGTTTCAGGACTGCCATCTGGAACGATCGTCGCCCCTGCTGCAGGCCTGCGGCATCAGGTATGCCAACTACAATGTGGAAACCCTGGCGCCGACGACGGACCTGCGATACCGCGACGCCCACAACTTCACCACCTTCCTTTCGAAGCTGGTCGCCCTCGACGGCTTCGACCTCTACGTCGATGCCACTCCCTTTCTGTCACCGATGCGGTTCGACCTGCTGGCCTGTCCGGTCGTCACGATCTGTTACGACTTCATTCCGCTGAAGCTGCTCCACGACTACATCACCAACGAGGTCGTCGTTGAAATCTACTACAACGGCCTGTCGCGGGTTCTGAAGGCGGACCACGTCATCTCGATCTCGGAAACAGTGGCCCTCGAGGCTGCGCAGTTCCTGGGGCTGGCCCCGGAGGCCATCAGCGTCATTTCTCCCCGCCTGGATTCGATCTACGAGACGTGGACCGATACGAACGACGGGGAGGAAGATGCGCCCTATCTGTTCGGAATGGTGGGGGGGCACAGGTCCAAGAACCCCGACGTCGCCATTCGCATGTATCGCGACATCGTCGATGCCGGCGTGGCCGCTGTCCGGGTGAACGCGCCGACGAAGGACCAGTTCGAACACCTCAAGGATGCCGGGCTGCTGAAGGGCATCGAGGCGACCTATTCGGTCACCGAGGTCGAGAAGCTGGAACTCCAGTCCCGCGCGCACGTCATCTCTCACCTGTCGCTGGAGGAAGGATTCGGTATTCCGCTGCTCGAGGCCATCTTCCTGCGGCGCAAGGTCATCGTGCTCGATATTCCGATGAACCGGGAGATCCTTGGCAAGAGCGACCGGAGCGACGCCGGTGCGGTGTTCTGGCTGGACGCCGACAACCAGGTGCTGCCGATCGAGACGTTCTCGGCGTTCCTGCAGATGGACCCCGATCCCGGCTATTTCGACGACGTGCGGTCCTACTATCTCGGGCATTGGCGGGACTCCGCCACCGTGGCGGATCGTGCCCTTCAGTCGGCAGTCGATGCCAGCGCCCGCTGGTTCTCGGATGTTCAGTTCAAGATCTTTTCCTCGATCCCGGGCAGCTTCTGCGGCGTGGCCGACTACTCACTCTGCTATGTCCGCAGCACACCCTCCAACGTCGTCCTGTTTTTCTCCGAGGGAGACCAGAAGACGGTTTCGCATACACCGAACGTCAGGCTGGCGGCGCACGGCGAATACGAGAATTTCCAGAAACGGCATCCCGGCGTGCCGGGACTGTTCAACCTGGCCTTCTCCCAGGCCCTCTATCCGGGCATCGAGCTACTGCAAGCCCATGCCCAGGCGAGCGACGTCCTGCTGATTCACGAGCGGGCCTATGTGCCCGGGCTCTGGCACTTCAAGGCGCAGAAGGGCGAGCTCGACGACCTGGCGCTCAGCTTGCCCCGCAGCTCTGAGCGGGCCACCTCGGCTGCGGCGACCGATCTGGCCCTGTCGCACCTGGTCAACAAGCGGGAGACGGCCGAGAAGAGCCGGCCCGCGCTTTCGCCGGACTGGTTGGTCGCCAGGCCCATCACCATGGTCTCGCACCTGCCCAAGCCTGTCCTGGCAAAGATGCATGAGGCCCGACAGGCCGACAGCGAACTTCAGAACGACCTGGACGAACTCGAGGGATCGTTCGCCTTCGTGCCGCTGGGGATTGATCCCCGCGGAGGGCCGGCCGTAGCCAGGGCTGCGCAGGCCGCGCGGCGTCGCCACGGCGTCCAGGCGGACGACATCGTGCTGGGACATTTTGGATTGATCCTGAATGACATCAAGCGCCTGGCCGAGATCATCGACGTCACGGCCCGATTCATCGCCCGGAAAAAGGCCGAAGGCGAGGCGCGCAGACTTTTCTTCGTCCTTTCGGGCAAGATTATCGACCAGAAGTTGTTCGACGACGCGAGGGCCCAGTTCGCTCGACTGGGCATTGCATCGCGCCTGATTCACTCCAATCCCGTGCTGGAGGATGACTTCGATGCCGAGATCGCCATGTGCGACGCGGTCTTCTGCTTCCGCAAGCAGATCAGGGGGCAGCTGTCGCACATCTTCGTCCGCGCCCTGTCGATGGGACGGCCAGTGATCGTGAACGAGGACAGCGGCTATGCCTACGATCCCCGACTTGTCGTTCAGGACAGGTCGCTCGAGGTCGGCCTGCAGGGCGTCCTGCAGACGATCTGCAATCGTGACATCGCTGCCGAGCTGCGGCGCATATCCTACGCCCAGTACCAGAGACACCATAGAGGCGATCGCAGCCTGCAACGCATACTGAAAAAGAAGAGGCCATGGACACGCTTCCCCGCAGCAAGATTATCGGTATCGAGGATTTTGCGAACGCTGAGCTCAGCCCTTACCTGGAAGCCGCAGCCTTCGAGGACACTCTAG
- a CDS encoding FkbM family methyltransferase, producing MNLKAYRQYVHTLRSLYRQYGVADEETRATIPAVATLTAASDQKRLELLAESTRTRIARLSPNLAGQLLAEPSIRHLTFGDIAFSVPIINEQGVEWYGSAPPENFDFTIERSIGLLDDAKVIYDFGGHHGVWAAYYARIVGDGGFVYSFEPSMINVEVSALLFLLNGISNVVNIGAAVGTMTDHDGAEGSSAGMLVDFVEQMRVIDVRSLAWRYGDFMKMDIEGFEYDLLTRFPWLFDLATHIHLELHIPHLERRGLDYRDVTALLPFEQFEIHNSEGGVLQLVTRDTPLSGYCSLMMRRL from the coding sequence ATGAATCTCAAGGCCTACAGGCAGTACGTCCACACTTTGAGGTCGCTGTATCGCCAGTACGGCGTTGCGGATGAGGAAACGCGCGCAACCATCCCTGCGGTTGCAACCCTGACGGCGGCGTCTGACCAGAAGCGTCTGGAACTGCTCGCCGAATCGACGCGGACTCGTATCGCGCGCCTGAGTCCCAATCTGGCTGGCCAGTTGCTGGCGGAGCCCTCGATTCGCCACCTGACCTTCGGCGACATCGCCTTTTCGGTGCCGATCATCAACGAACAGGGCGTCGAATGGTACGGGTCGGCACCACCCGAGAATTTCGACTTCACGATCGAGCGCAGCATCGGCCTTCTGGATGACGCCAAGGTCATCTACGACTTTGGCGGCCATCATGGGGTCTGGGCCGCCTATTATGCGCGGATCGTGGGCGATGGCGGCTTCGTCTATTCGTTCGAGCCGTCGATGATCAACGTCGAGGTGTCGGCGCTTCTGTTCCTGCTGAATGGCATCTCCAATGTGGTGAACATCGGCGCGGCCGTGGGGACGATGACCGATCACGACGGTGCCGAGGGCAGCAGCGCCGGCATGTTGGTCGATTTCGTCGAGCAAATGCGGGTGATCGACGTCCGGTCGCTGGCCTGGCGCTACGGCGATTTCATGAAAATGGACATCGAGGGGTTCGAGTACGATTTGCTGACCCGATTCCCCTGGCTGTTCGATCTGGCCACCCATATTCATCTGGAACTGCACATTCCGCATCTGGAGCGGCGCGGCCTCGATTACCGCGATGTGACGGCCCTTCTGCCGTTCGAGCAGTTCGAGATCCACAACTCCGAGGGGGGCGTGCTGCAGCTCGTGACACGGGATACGCCGTTGTCGGGCTACTGCAGCCTCATGATGCGGCGGCTCTGA